One genomic region from Drosophila busckii strain San Diego stock center, stock number 13000-0081.31 chromosome 3R, ASM1175060v1, whole genome shotgun sequence encodes:
- the LOC108602555 gene encoding uncharacterized protein LOC108602555, with the protein MSPRIVSWTCCTSGSGSIREYSQVGDGIYLNYGRHHSLSLLPMPMADLIRSRSHNLVRKVTIMGSHVLRYVSRSNNLSQSRYIARDYQRELITRLDQMSNDGVNTHLDASISELQNFRLSRVEQELCLPYKSRYSEEYRQKFLFNSRMLLYSMCLVPLQALIKLLIRELYFMV; encoded by the coding sequence ATGAGCCCGCGCATTGTGTCCTGGACCTGCTGCACTTCTGGAAGCGGCAGCATCAGAGAGTACAGTCAAGTTGGCGATggcatttatttgaattatggCAGACACCATTCACTTAGCctgctgccaatgccaatggcgGATCTAATACGCTCGCGCTCGCATAACCTAGTGCGCAAGGTAACCATCATGGGCAGTCACGTGCTGCGTTATGTGAGCCGGAGCAACAATCTGTCGCAGAGTCGATATATAGCAAGGGATTACCAGCGAGAGCTAATAACACGCCTCGATCAGATGAGTAACGATGGCGTCAACACTCATTTGGATGCATCGATTTCTGAGCTACAGAACTTCAGATTGAGCAGAGTTGAGCAGGAGCTTTGCCTGCCCTATAAAAGTAGATATTCTGAGGAGTACAGACAGAAGTTTTTGTTCAACAGCCGCATGTTGCTCTATTCGATGTGCCTCGTTCCGCTGCAGGCTCTAATTAAGCTTCTCATTCGGGAGTTGTATTTTATGGTCTAG
- the LOC108602533 gene encoding uncharacterized protein LOC108602533, translating to MVGSRQIRKLVKKEKEDLRRRLETSIGNSVEVNSIGETLHSNFTESVVELKEEVEESSILEEAGIIGAESNFGFDLNKLIHETPLEVMLCDENKQLREEIQGMKASIDSIAKDVVQIKSLLVDLADGISTQTAYLKLLTMRDNAISPHHHLEVQGSTFPISSEIELMEVDLKVSENKQKYIGEMRMLLRHAPMSRSIKQVMTEDLICGYNVDGVSGKKSLRDYKSFLSALLEAIILVDASQPAEKSLRSAMASVKNNASHRKKRK from the exons ATGGTTGGTTCTAGGCAAATAAGAAAGTTAGTTAAGAAAGAAAAGGAAGATTTACGGAGAAGACTAGAAACTTCAATTGGAAATTCTGTGGAGGTAAATAGTATAGGAGAAACTTTGCACAGTAATTTTACTGAGTCAGTAGTAGAATTGAAAGAAGAAGTGGAAGAAAGTAGTATACTTGAAGAGGCAGGCATCATAGGAGCAGAATCAAACTTTggttttgatttaaataaacttatacaTGAAACGCCGTTGGAAGTCATGCTCTGTG ATGAAAACAAACAGCTCCGGGAAGAAATTCAAGGAATGAAGGCGAGTATAGACAGCATAGCCAAGGATGTGGTCCAGATAAAAAGTCTTTTGGTTGACTTGGCCGATGGAATATCAACCCAAACGGCGTACTTGAAATTACTAACGATGCGGGATAACGCCATCTCACCTCACCACCACCTTGAGGTGCAGGGGTCAACCTTCCCCATTAGTTCGGAAATCGAACTGATGGAGGTTGACCTAAAGGTTTccgaaaataagcaaaaatat ATAGGAGAGATGAGAATGCTCCTGAGACATGCACCGATGAGCAGGTCAATAAAGCAGGTGATGACCGAGGACCTCATTTGTGGTTACAACGTGGACGGCGTGAGCGGAAAGAAAAGTTTAAGAGACTACAAGTCGTTTCTTTCGGCTTTACTAG AGGCCATAATCCTAGTAGACGCGAGCCAGCCAGCGGAGAAGTCACTACGGAGCGCCATGGCCTCAGTAAAAAATAACGCAAGTCAccgcaaaaaaagaaagtga
- the LOC108601690 gene encoding ATP-dependent DNA helicase 2 subunit 1 isoform X1, with amino-acid sequence MSTWDPENDVDLTDSEDEILMKQDFHGREAILFVVDANLETERLLEALQIIRGSFISGMLVNGKDLMGLVFANTKNSPLPHEADCLENIVVPANCAVFLPLRQLTKPIVEHFLEFMATADELFARNYGLAEPDGRGSFASMIRLCIELLEKCGKKLNNAKIVYMTDVEDPHPPSSSEFQAALQKGSDLEGKEFEFQVIPMVNEFDYEPFYKEFITLSRAIELDAFRVPDAQLQREILEDRKLRQDFLRRCLGHFNLSLGPDLNMSVTYYNYFMRHPYPKKVHIMRRDNSVVRKQRQIMVRRQDEESQEITHEYQIKMTGGWYECKLGEQVLRVTTEQLNRVRNLHPPGMMLLGFKHRSALPDFIYSKSSNFMYPDDQSIIGSKRLFRALWQRCLERKKIAICLFLSKRKSLPRFVALMPVEGAQFDKKDYRSLLSGDGFTIFYLPEAKHIRHIDFCDWNNIANSATDEGIELIQKVIKQLRVNYQPNLISDPNLDVLQSNLLALSLNIKTENLSRLPDPALQDKRIEKLLPGYETIFGPETEPAKKRAAKSSNEDASVSKMAKIDGEQLKSYNFVEQLINDKHLTSCSVAQLRFILSEHFGVTQTKSVAKAGLIERIEKLSV; translated from the exons atGAGCACTTGGGATCCTGAGAATGATGTGGATCTCACTGATTCAGAGGATGAGATCTTAATGAAACAGGACTTTCACGGCCGCGAAGCAATTCTCTTTGTTGTTGACGCTAACTTAGAG ACAGAACGTTTACTAGAGGCCCTGCAAATTATACGTGGATCTTTTATATCGGGCATGCTGGTCAACGGGAAGGATCTAATGGGCTTGGTATTTGCTAATACTAAAAACAGTCCATTGCCTCATGAGGCCGATTGCCTAGAAAATATTGTGGTGCCGGCCAATTGTGCTGTATTTCTGCCGCTTCGACAGCTCACTAAACCAATTGTAGAGCATTTTTTGGAGTTTATGGCCACTGCGGACGAACTGTTTGCCCGTAACTACGGCTTAGCTGAGCCCGATGGACGGGGCAGTTTTGCCTCAATGATACGCCTGTGCATTGAGCTTCTGGAAAAGTGCGGCAAGAAGCTAAACAacgcaaaaattgtttacatgaCTGATGTGGAGGATCCGCATCCACCGTCCAGTAGCGAGTTTCAAGCGGCGCTGCAAAAGGGAAGCGATCTGGAAGGAAAGGAGTTCGAATTTCAGGTCATACCAATGGTCAATGAATTCGACTACGAGCCCTTCTACAAGGAGTTTATAACGCTTTCTCGAG CCATTGAACTGGACGCATTTCGAGTACCAgatgcgcagctgcagcgcgaAATACTGGAGGATCGCAAGCTGCGGCAGGATTTTCTGCGTCGCTGCCTGGGCCATTTCAATCTTTCACTAGGTCCCGATTTAAACATGTCTGTGACGTATTATAACTACTTTATGCGCCACCCATATCCAAAGAAAGTGCACATCATGCGTCGTGACAATAGCGTAGTACGTAAGCAACGTCAGATTATGGTTCGACGGCAGGACGAGGAGTCACAAGAAATAACACATGAGTACCAGATCAAGATGACAGGCGGCTGGTATGAATGCAAGCTTGGTGAGCAAGTGTTGCGAGTTACCACAGAGCAGCTAAATCGCGTACGTAACCTGCATCCGCCAGGTATGATGCTATTGGGCTTCAAGCATCGCTCTGCGCTGCCAGACTTCATATACAGCAAGTCCTCTAACTTTATGTATCCCGACGATCAGAGCATTATAGGCTCCAAGCGGCTATTTCGTGCACTGTGGCAGCGCTGCCTAGAACGCAAGAAGATCGCCATTTGTCTGTTTTTGAGCAAGCGTAAATCATTGCCGCGTTTTGTTGCACTGATGCCTGTAGAAGGCGCTCAATTTGACAAAAAGGACTACCGGTCGCTATTATCAGGCGATGGCTTTACGATCTTCTACTTGCCAGAAGCCAAGCACATACGTCACATTGATTTTTGCGACTGGAACAACATTGCCAACAGCGCTACAGATGAAGGCATCGAGTTGATTCAGAAAGTCATTAAACAGTTGAGGGTCAACTATCAGCCGAATCTTATCAGCGATCCCAACCTGGACGTCTTGCAGTCAAATTTACTAGCGTTGTCGCTGAACATTAAAACTGAAAATCTCAGTCGTCTGCCTGATCCAGCTCTGCAGGATAAACGCATTGAAAAGCTGTTGCCCGGCTATGAAACAATCTTTGGGCCTGAAACCGAGCCGGCTAAGAAACGTGCAGCAAAATCATCGAATGAAGATGCCAGCGTTTCAAAGATGGCCAAAATCGACGGGGAACAACTAAAAAGTTACAACTTTGTAGAACAACTAATCAATGATAAGCATCTGACTAGTTGCTCTGTAGCACAACTACGTTTCATTCTAAGTGAACACTTTGGCGTTACGCAAACCAAGTCTGTTGCCAAAGCGGGTCTAATAGAGCGAATTGAAAAACTCAGTGTCTAA
- the LOC108601690 gene encoding ATP-dependent DNA helicase 2 subunit 1 isoform X2: MLVNGKDLMGLVFANTKNSPLPHEADCLENIVVPANCAVFLPLRQLTKPIVEHFLEFMATADELFARNYGLAEPDGRGSFASMIRLCIELLEKCGKKLNNAKIVYMTDVEDPHPPSSSEFQAALQKGSDLEGKEFEFQVIPMVNEFDYEPFYKEFITLSRAIELDAFRVPDAQLQREILEDRKLRQDFLRRCLGHFNLSLGPDLNMSVTYYNYFMRHPYPKKVHIMRRDNSVVRKQRQIMVRRQDEESQEITHEYQIKMTGGWYECKLGEQVLRVTTEQLNRVRNLHPPGMMLLGFKHRSALPDFIYSKSSNFMYPDDQSIIGSKRLFRALWQRCLERKKIAICLFLSKRKSLPRFVALMPVEGAQFDKKDYRSLLSGDGFTIFYLPEAKHIRHIDFCDWNNIANSATDEGIELIQKVIKQLRVNYQPNLISDPNLDVLQSNLLALSLNIKTENLSRLPDPALQDKRIEKLLPGYETIFGPETEPAKKRAAKSSNEDASVSKMAKIDGEQLKSYNFVEQLINDKHLTSCSVAQLRFILSEHFGVTQTKSVAKAGLIERIEKLSV, from the exons ATGCTGGTCAACGGGAAGGATCTAATGGGCTTGGTATTTGCTAATACTAAAAACAGTCCATTGCCTCATGAGGCCGATTGCCTAGAAAATATTGTGGTGCCGGCCAATTGTGCTGTATTTCTGCCGCTTCGACAGCTCACTAAACCAATTGTAGAGCATTTTTTGGAGTTTATGGCCACTGCGGACGAACTGTTTGCCCGTAACTACGGCTTAGCTGAGCCCGATGGACGGGGCAGTTTTGCCTCAATGATACGCCTGTGCATTGAGCTTCTGGAAAAGTGCGGCAAGAAGCTAAACAacgcaaaaattgtttacatgaCTGATGTGGAGGATCCGCATCCACCGTCCAGTAGCGAGTTTCAAGCGGCGCTGCAAAAGGGAAGCGATCTGGAAGGAAAGGAGTTCGAATTTCAGGTCATACCAATGGTCAATGAATTCGACTACGAGCCCTTCTACAAGGAGTTTATAACGCTTTCTCGAG CCATTGAACTGGACGCATTTCGAGTACCAgatgcgcagctgcagcgcgaAATACTGGAGGATCGCAAGCTGCGGCAGGATTTTCTGCGTCGCTGCCTGGGCCATTTCAATCTTTCACTAGGTCCCGATTTAAACATGTCTGTGACGTATTATAACTACTTTATGCGCCACCCATATCCAAAGAAAGTGCACATCATGCGTCGTGACAATAGCGTAGTACGTAAGCAACGTCAGATTATGGTTCGACGGCAGGACGAGGAGTCACAAGAAATAACACATGAGTACCAGATCAAGATGACAGGCGGCTGGTATGAATGCAAGCTTGGTGAGCAAGTGTTGCGAGTTACCACAGAGCAGCTAAATCGCGTACGTAACCTGCATCCGCCAGGTATGATGCTATTGGGCTTCAAGCATCGCTCTGCGCTGCCAGACTTCATATACAGCAAGTCCTCTAACTTTATGTATCCCGACGATCAGAGCATTATAGGCTCCAAGCGGCTATTTCGTGCACTGTGGCAGCGCTGCCTAGAACGCAAGAAGATCGCCATTTGTCTGTTTTTGAGCAAGCGTAAATCATTGCCGCGTTTTGTTGCACTGATGCCTGTAGAAGGCGCTCAATTTGACAAAAAGGACTACCGGTCGCTATTATCAGGCGATGGCTTTACGATCTTCTACTTGCCAGAAGCCAAGCACATACGTCACATTGATTTTTGCGACTGGAACAACATTGCCAACAGCGCTACAGATGAAGGCATCGAGTTGATTCAGAAAGTCATTAAACAGTTGAGGGTCAACTATCAGCCGAATCTTATCAGCGATCCCAACCTGGACGTCTTGCAGTCAAATTTACTAGCGTTGTCGCTGAACATTAAAACTGAAAATCTCAGTCGTCTGCCTGATCCAGCTCTGCAGGATAAACGCATTGAAAAGCTGTTGCCCGGCTATGAAACAATCTTTGGGCCTGAAACCGAGCCGGCTAAGAAACGTGCAGCAAAATCATCGAATGAAGATGCCAGCGTTTCAAAGATGGCCAAAATCGACGGGGAACAACTAAAAAGTTACAACTTTGTAGAACAACTAATCAATGATAAGCATCTGACTAGTTGCTCTGTAGCACAACTACGTTTCATTCTAAGTGAACACTTTGGCGTTACGCAAACCAAGTCTGTTGCCAAAGCGGGTCTAATAGAGCGAATTGAAAAACTCAGTGTCTAA
- the LOC108601242 gene encoding meckelin, whose amino-acid sequence MSNINTYDDCVGSEDSMARFSCLCPIDHISIYEKNKRWPMCYKICANTSANCTAMPPHQLPLSLCSFQYLNSTSIMDNLSSQAYQQNAGIILAQINPDTSINGSDCQSCNAIYNFQYQNYCLANSLMRQYLHYNAYWQSTSKSSSRLHFGQLKFVAFFCMALNNDTACQQLANLCVLSHYSMEKHSPCSAFLLTQMSDMVIKYAHASEPLRILQPFLFYRKGKSTRELLTKTLQLSNPAEVELFSTNYDLSGRLQRWGAFKLDQLNLCHGQKAPTLRLAQHQVPLECQLSLEQLIDLASQQANDNYLSLYLNFSSNNQFLLHQLPVLIETLSPENQRLQQEEWQLVKRFQLISAQPKFNRQHGMLPRYEDAHKLQLYRSLRYLSQVELQYTVHPGQRIGLPLLRLNYRNIEIADNASLKQLHPFQLSISFVDSRQRHKTQLLLKLALPLLLLWAFAAALFRLQNLRRRRAAELCNNLVELLLQLSGNVAKALLMTALMLLTVQAYNYNQLAWLSYSAFLLQLMFLGVHLRRISQLDVFLIDWERPRSSSSYEGQGQRMNLDSSSLCSSVRTYVAESSVSAWRILFTANAWIRLSASQSYSTLLQAFAIIALQQLCTHLSPVALDLTLQTALISGSYLVIYAIQILVHRLLLPNPLQKFVDLCSQANVSLFSLLDPSYGYYIHGRSPHGFADTDMSSMILQLQREGQNMCGRRGLLMDSDKQAYIILPPRNLHIYLERLLLPLQRSRHGSLSQTLLYQKDIPSIDGQVERTSIAYASVNRFFCAFIDHAIKDMDYIIKEKSLVEKLCNCEIDNYLTENKGTFYIDDYYTFSHALLLGNHFNIFVLELLILLSIFMLTSSLLIATALICVMNKLLRYVFIKWVRCNVSRKTLIDERFLL is encoded by the exons ATGTCTAACATCAATACCTATGACgactgcgtcggcagcgaagactctatggcgc GATTCTCTTGTCTATGTCCCATAGACCACATATCAATATATGAGAAGAACAAACGTTGGCCTATGTGTTATAAGATATGCGCCAACACTTCAGCTAACTGTACTGCAATGCCTCCGCACCAATTGCCACTCTCACTGTGCAGTTTTCAATATCTCAATAGCACCAGCATCATGGACAATTTAAGTTCTCAAGCTTATCAGCAAAATGCTGGTATTATATTAGCTCAGATTAATCCGGATACATCAATCAATGGTAGCGATTGCCAAAGCTGTAACGcgatatataattttcaatatcaaAATTACTGTTTGGCCAACTCTTTAATGCGTCAGTATTTACACTATAATGCCTATTGGCAGTCCaccagcaaaagcagcagcagattacACTTTGGTCAGCTCAAATTCGTGGCCTTCTTTTGTATGGCTTTGAACAATGATACCGCCTGCCAGCAGCTAGCAAATCTTTGCGTGCTTTCGCACTATTCCATGGAGAAGCATTCACCATGCAGTGCTTTTCTGTTAACCCAAATGTCCGATATGGTGATCAAATATGCGCATGCAAGCGAACCACTACGCATATTGCaaccttttttgttttatcgcAAGGGCAAAAGCACACGGGAATTACTTACAAAGACGCTACAATTGTCCAATCCCGCTGAGGTGGAACTTTTTAGCACCAACTATGATCTAAGTGGGCGTCTCCAACGCTGGGGTGCATTCAAGCTGGATCAATTAAATCTGTGCCACGGACAAAAAGCGCCCACTTTAAGGCTTGCCCAGCATCAGGTGCCACTGGAGTGTCAGCTGAGCCTGGAGCAGCTTATCGATTTAGCCAGCCAACAGGCTAATGATAACTATCTTAGTCTTTATCTCAACTTTAGCAGCAATAACCAGTTTCTCCTACATCAGCTTCCCGTGCTTATAGAGACATTGTCACCTGAAAATCAG CGTTTGCAGCAGGAAGAGTGGCAGTTGGTGAAGCGTTTTCAACTGATATCCGCTCAGCCCAAATTTAATCGTCAGCATGGAATGCTACCACGCTATGAGGACGCGCACAAGCTCCAACTCTATCGGTCGCTGCGTTATCTATCACAAGTGGAGCTACAGTATACCGTACACCCTGGTCAGCGTATTGGTTTGCCACTGCTACGTCTAAACTATCGCAACATAGAGATAGCGGATAATGCAAGCTTAAAACAATTGCATCCATTTCAATTGAGCATAAGTTTTGTGGACTCGCGGCAGCGTCACaagacgcagctgctgctgaagttgGCGTTACCGCTGCTACTGCTATGGGCCTTTGCGGCAGCATTGTTTCGTTTGCAGAATCTACGTCGACGTCGTGCTGCGGAGCTTTGCAATAACTTAGTGGAATTGCTACTGCAATTGTCTGGCAATGTAGCAAAGGCATTGCTAATGACAGCATTAATGCTGCTGACTGTACAGgcttataattataatcaaCTGGCTTGGCTAAGCTATAGCGCCTTCCTACTCCAACTCATGTTTTTAGGCGTGCATCTGCGTCGCATCAGTCAATTGGATGTGTTTCTCATTGACTGGGAGCGTccgcgcagcagcagtagttaCGAGGGCCAGGGACAACGCATGAATCTGGACAGTTCCTCGCTCTGCTCCAGCGTGCGCACCTATGTGGCTGAGAGCAGTGTCTCCGCCTGGCGCATACTCTTTACCGCAAATGCCTGGATTCGACTAAGCGCCTCTCAGAGTTATTCCACTTTGTTGCAGGCTTTTGCTATCATTGCATTACAACAGCTGTGTACACATCTTAGTCCAGTCGCCCTTGACTTGACTTTGCAAACCGCTCTTATCTCTGGCAGCTATTTGGTGATTTATGCTATACAAATACTTGTACATCGCTTACTTTTACCTAATCCgctgcaaaagtttgttgATCTTTGTAGTCAGGCAAATGTGTCGCTTTTCTCGCTGCTTGATCCGAGCTATGGTTACTATATACATGGACGTTCGCCTCATGGATTTGCGGATACGGATATGTCCTCCATGatcttgcagctgcaacgtgAGGGACAAAACATGTGCGGACGGCGTGGTCTACTCATGGATTCTGACAAGCaggcatatataattttgccGCCCCGAAATCTGCA TATCTACTTGGAACGTCTACTGTTGCCCTTGCAGCGCAGTCGTCATGGCAGCTTGTCGCAAACGCTGCTCTATCAAAAGGATATACCCAGCATTGATGGACAAGTGGAGCGCACCTCAATTGCCTATGCTAGCGTCAATCGTTTCTTCTGCGCTTTTATTGATCAT GCTATCAAGGATATGGATTATATTATCAAAGAAAAATCATTAGTGGAGAAGCTTTGCAATTGCGAAATCGATAACTATTTAACGGAAA ATAAAGGCACATTTTATATAGACGACTATTATACTTTTAGTCACGCCCTGCTGCTTGGAAatcattttaacatttttgtgctGGAGCTACTTATCTTACTCtctatatttatgttaacttCAAGTTTGCTAATTGCTACCGCCTTAATCTGCGTGATGAACAAG CTCCTACGCTACGTGTTCATAAAATGGGTACGCTGTAATGTCTCACGCAAGACATTGATTGACGAGCGATTTTTGCTATAG